One genomic region from Oxobacter pfennigii encodes:
- a CDS encoding nitroreductase family protein, which translates to MLNIGFIFEQLDLYLASKDIGVCWYGMGKTQEPEYENLKFVIMIAFGKGRPSEFRKDYTKCSRKETQEIWTGSPGLEVIADVVKYAPSACNTQPWRIVCEKNKLKVYRATKIKSIMPKSKASFYNSIDMGIFLYFLELALSHNKIPFQRILCKENQSSDLIPVAIYNLL; encoded by the coding sequence TTGTTAAATATTGGCTTTATATTTGAACAATTAGATTTGTATCTGGCTTCAAAGGACATCGGCGTATGTTGGTACGGGATGGGAAAAACACAAGAACCTGAATATGAGAACTTGAAATTTGTGATTATGATAGCTTTTGGTAAAGGGCGGCCAAGCGAATTTAGAAAAGATTATACAAAATGTTCACGAAAAGAAACACAGGAAATTTGGACTGGTTCGCCAGGGTTGGAAGTAATAGCAGATGTTGTAAAATATGCTCCGAGCGCTTGTAACACTCAACCATGGCGGATTGTTTGTGAAAAGAATAAATTGAAAGTATATCGAGCAACAAAGATTAAGTCTATAATGCCGAAAAGCAAAGCATCATTTTATAATTCAATTGATATGGGAATATTCCTATATTTTTTGGAATTAGCCTTGTCACATAACAAGATTCCTTTTCAACGGATTTTGTGTAAAGAAAACCAGTCATCTGATTTAATCCCTGTTGCCATATACAATTTATTGTAA
- a CDS encoding cobyric acid synthase, giving the protein MRAIMLQGTGSDVGKSVLAAGLCRVFANRGLRVRPFKPQNMSNNAAPTIDGGEIGRAQALQAIGCRVPPTIDMNPVLLKPNSDIDAQIIVHGQVFGRLQAKDFHTGRIPFFDQVMESFERLKAQSDLVVVEGAGSPAEINFRRGDIANMGFAQPANVPVILIGDIDRGGVIASVVGTKMVLDPEDAALIKGFIINRFRGDLGLFDEGYKTIERMTGWKGLGVVPWIAAARSLPEEDAVAADIKRKAIVVIAVPVLPRISNHDDFDALEAEESVQIVRVYPGQALPGNANMVILPGSKATISDLTFFREQGWDLDLQAHIRRGGYVLGLCGGYQMMGTAIADPLGLEGEPSEVEGLGLLPVHTILTNDKRVTEVTGYSLPDRTPFRGYEIHCGRTELTFEATPLLQISGSGADGAISSNGRIAGCYVHRIFDDAKQRAHWLAKLGAASDGIDQSARVDEALNAFANILAESVDIDGILEIASSI; this is encoded by the coding sequence ATGCGCGCTATTATGCTTCAAGGTACCGGCTCAGATGTGGGCAAATCGGTTCTGGCTGCGGGACTATGCAGGGTTTTCGCAAACCGGGGCTTAAGGGTCCGCCCCTTCAAGCCTCAAAACATGTCAAACAACGCAGCTCCGACGATTGACGGCGGTGAAATCGGCAGGGCTCAGGCATTACAGGCCATAGGATGCCGCGTGCCTCCCACCATTGACATGAATCCGGTTCTGTTAAAACCTAACTCAGATATCGATGCACAGATTATTGTTCATGGGCAGGTATTCGGAAGGCTTCAGGCCAAGGATTTCCATACCGGCCGTATACCTTTTTTCGATCAGGTTATGGAGTCATTTGAGCGATTGAAGGCTCAAAGCGACCTTGTAGTGGTCGAAGGCGCGGGAAGCCCGGCGGAAATAAATTTCAGGCGCGGAGACATTGCAAATATGGGATTTGCCCAACCTGCCAACGTTCCGGTAATCCTGATAGGTGATATTGACCGCGGCGGTGTTATTGCATCCGTTGTCGGCACTAAAATGGTACTGGACCCGGAAGATGCGGCTCTTATTAAGGGCTTTATAATAAATCGTTTCCGAGGAGACCTGGGGCTTTTCGATGAAGGCTATAAGACCATTGAGCGGATGACCGGCTGGAAAGGCCTGGGCGTTGTGCCCTGGATTGCCGCAGCACGCAGCCTGCCGGAAGAAGATGCGGTAGCTGCCGATATTAAAAGAAAAGCCATCGTTGTTATTGCCGTCCCCGTACTTCCCCGCATATCCAACCATGATGATTTTGACGCCCTTGAGGCGGAAGAATCAGTCCAAATTGTCCGTGTATATCCCGGCCAAGCATTACCGGGAAATGCTAACATGGTTATTTTACCCGGAAGCAAAGCTACAATAAGCGATCTTACATTTTTCCGTGAACAGGGCTGGGACCTGGACTTGCAGGCTCACATCAGACGCGGCGGTTATGTCTTAGGACTATGCGGCGGTTATCAAATGATGGGTACGGCAATTGCTGATCCCCTGGGTTTGGAAGGCGAACCCAGTGAGGTTGAAGGCCTTGGCCTCTTACCGGTACATACTATATTGACTAATGATAAACGGGTGACGGAAGTCACCGGATATAGCCTCCCCGACCGCACACCATTTAGAGGCTATGAAATTCATTGCGGACGGACGGAGCTTACTTTTGAAGCCACACCCCTTTTACAAATTTCCGGAAGCGGTGCTGACGGTGCCATTAGTTCAAATGGGCGTATTGCCGGCTGCTATGTGCACCGTATCTTTGATGATGCTAAGCAGCGTGCTCATTGGTTAGCTAAGCTTGGTGCGGCATCAGACGGCATTGACCAATCCGCAAGAGTTGATGAAGCTTTAAATGCCTTTGCGAATATTCTTGCTGAGAGCGTTGATATTGACGGCATACTTGAAATCGCCTCATCAATTTAA
- a CDS encoding class I SAM-dependent methyltransferase, which produces MTENYDIVKSDFNEIAELGSEPKWNHNNCYFSHLLQHIPTGTETCLDIGCGKGDLSALLSKRVGKVIAVDLADKMIEFARSNNAAENIEYICGNVLDMEYAPLSFDIIISTATAHHLPYDWLLEFAKDKLRPGGKLILLDLAKASSIMDYMVWGFAAFPNVIMNLIKNGKLRKDDPHTTEVWRRHGKHDRYMTLHQIRLVAAQHIPGAVVRRKLFWRYSLIWQKNS; this is translated from the coding sequence ATGACAGAGAATTATGATATTGTCAAATCTGATTTTAATGAAATTGCCGAGCTGGGCAGTGAACCAAAATGGAATCACAATAATTGTTACTTTTCTCATTTACTGCAGCATATACCTACAGGCACGGAAACTTGTTTGGATATCGGATGTGGAAAAGGAGATTTGTCTGCCCTATTATCCAAAAGAGTGGGGAAGGTTATTGCCGTTGACCTCGCCGACAAGATGATCGAATTTGCCCGTTCAAATAATGCCGCTGAAAATATCGAATACATATGCGGTAACGTATTGGATATGGAGTATGCTCCACTGTCCTTTGATATTATAATCTCAACAGCCACCGCTCATCATCTTCCATATGACTGGCTGCTGGAGTTTGCAAAGGATAAACTGCGCCCTGGAGGAAAGCTTATTTTACTCGATCTGGCCAAAGCCAGCTCAATAATGGATTATATGGTTTGGGGTTTTGCAGCATTTCCTAACGTAATCATGAACTTAATCAAGAACGGCAAGCTCCGCAAGGATGACCCGCACACAACGGAGGTATGGAGAAGGCATGGAAAGCACGACCGCTATATGACCCTTCACCAGATCCGTCTAGTTGCCGCACAGCATATCCCGGGTGCCGTTGTGCGCAGAAAATTATTTTGGCGTTATTCACTTATTTGGCAGAAGAATAGCTAG